Sequence from the Carnobacterium pleistocenium FTR1 genome:
CATCAAGAGAATATCCATCACCCAATTTTAGTTTCGTTAATCCTATTCCTGCACCTTTGAATGTTGTTCCTGAATTCACGGACAGAGTTCCTTTGATTAAAAAAGTACCTGCAGGAAATTCAATTGTATTATAATTCCCTGCAGACAAAGCTCGTCTAATTGCCGTTGTATCATCAGTTATCCCATCGCCAACAGCCCCATAGTCCATTACATTGATAGTAGCCATTATTTCACTTCCTCAATTAG
This genomic interval carries:
- a CDS encoding glycosyl hydrolase family 28-related protein, with amino-acid sequence MATINVMDYGAVGDGITDDTTAIRRALSAGNYNTIEFPAGTFLIKGTLSVNSGTTFKGAGIGLTKLKLGDGYSLDEIYFRDTNISPIIVTKTLSQEILFQDFTLTGILKNYCALVGGWVVLLLKTQHTLDLKGFVQNG